One Kiritimatiellia bacterium DNA window includes the following coding sequences:
- the miaB gene encoding tRNA (N6-isopentenyl adenosine(37)-C2)-methylthiotransferase MiaB: MARTYHIWTIGCQMNEADSRRLAQQLEFAGLNPTERAEEADVVVLNTCVIRQQAEDKAVGRLTALSGVKRERPGMTIALMGCMVGMKEAPALKSRFPFVDVFMPPSETAPLLDFLQKRGWFDDVQVDETRARALRDAIQDEDLPLPRTQRGTVTAHVPVVLGCSHACTFCVIPYRRGAERSRPPDEILAEVRSLASQGIREVMLLGQIVDRYGMDLGDGIRLSGLLRRVAAVPGLRRVRFLTSHPNYMTDDILRAVADSDVICPQIEVPIQAGNDEVLERMRRGYTVSQYLSLIDRIRSIVPDAAIHTDIIVGFPGETRRQFEDTVRIVQEVRFDKVHLSKYSERPKTIAARRMPDDVPEEEKEARWRELDAVQEKILEEKMRAFRGTTVSVLVEDRQKGKWRGRTRHGKLVFFDDMRDLRGEEVEVRIDWTSPYSMIGTPAKSPRNVPVFAV; encoded by the coding sequence ATGGCTCGCACCTATCACATCTGGACAATCGGCTGCCAGATGAACGAGGCGGATTCCCGCCGTCTCGCACAGCAGCTCGAGTTCGCCGGACTGAATCCGACCGAACGCGCCGAAGAGGCCGACGTGGTCGTGTTGAACACGTGCGTCATTCGCCAGCAGGCGGAGGACAAGGCGGTCGGCCGCCTCACTGCGCTGTCCGGCGTCAAGCGCGAGCGCCCCGGCATGACCATCGCCCTCATGGGGTGCATGGTCGGAATGAAGGAAGCTCCGGCCCTCAAGTCGCGATTCCCCTTCGTGGACGTATTCATGCCACCCTCGGAAACCGCCCCTCTACTCGATTTCCTTCAGAAGCGAGGCTGGTTCGACGATGTTCAGGTGGACGAAACCCGCGCCCGTGCCCTTCGCGACGCGATCCAGGACGAGGATCTTCCCCTCCCGCGGACGCAACGCGGCACAGTGACTGCCCACGTGCCTGTCGTTCTCGGCTGCTCCCATGCCTGCACCTTCTGTGTGATTCCCTATCGACGTGGAGCCGAACGGAGCCGCCCACCCGACGAGATCCTCGCCGAAGTTCGCTCCCTTGCCTCCCAAGGGATCCGCGAGGTGATGCTCCTCGGGCAGATCGTCGACCGCTACGGAATGGATTTGGGGGACGGCATCCGACTGAGCGGATTGCTGCGCCGAGTCGCCGCGGTGCCCGGGCTCCGCCGCGTTCGATTCCTCACCAGTCACCCGAACTACATGACGGACGACATCCTGCGCGCTGTGGCCGATTCGGACGTCATCTGCCCACAAATCGAAGTTCCGATCCAGGCGGGGAATGACGAGGTCCTCGAGCGAATGCGCCGGGGTTATACGGTTTCTCAGTACCTATCTCTGATCGACCGGATTCGCAGCATCGTCCCGGACGCCGCAATTCATACCGATATCATCGTGGGGTTCCCCGGAGAAACCCGGCGTCAGTTCGAGGATACTGTTCGCATCGTCCAGGAGGTTCGTTTCGACAAAGTGCATCTGTCCAAATACTCAGAACGTCCGAAGACCATCGCGGCACGGCGAATGCCGGACGACGTTCCCGAGGAGGAAAAAGAGGCCCGTTGGCGGGAATTAGATGCCGTGCAGGAAAAGATCCTCGAGGAAAAGATGCGGGCGTTTCGCGGGACCACCGTCTCCGTCCTCGTCGAGGATCGGCAGAAGGGCAAGTGGCGCGGTCGCACGCGGCATGGCAAGCTTGTCTTCTTTGATGATATGCGGGATCTCCGGGGCGAGGAGGTCGAGGTCCGAATCGATTGGACATCGCCCTATTCGATGATCGGAACTCCGGCCAAGTCCCCCCGCAACGTGCCCGTCTTCGCCGTATAA
- a CDS encoding TIGR02757 family protein produces the protein MRSLEGLAARLEALYAEFNRPLLIGDDPLGCVRPYANPADREVAALVAAVCAFGNVKQISASIRLALAVFGQQPAQALRDISEAELVQALGGWRHRWANGRHLANLLIAARSASERYGSLGAAWIRARRAEDADAHDTLQRWVLMLCECGLRRDNPLVPQPDRGSACKRLHLLLRWLVRCDAVDPGGWPDDPSRLLVPLDVHMLRIARALRFTRRKAADLKAAREVTRRFRLIRPDDPVRYDFALTRLPIHQRWSLPEIRRYLLDVVHR, from the coding sequence TTGAGAAGCCTCGAGGGACTTGCGGCTCGACTTGAAGCACTTTATGCGGAGTTCAACCGCCCGCTGTTGATTGGCGATGACCCGCTGGGATGCGTTCGTCCCTATGCGAATCCCGCCGACCGAGAGGTGGCCGCGCTGGTCGCCGCGGTCTGCGCGTTCGGAAACGTGAAGCAAATTTCCGCAAGCATCCGTCTGGCCCTTGCCGTATTCGGTCAGCAACCGGCGCAAGCGCTGCGCGACATTTCTGAGGCCGAGCTCGTCCAAGCGCTCGGCGGCTGGCGTCACCGTTGGGCGAACGGCCGCCACCTCGCGAATCTCCTTATCGCCGCCCGCTCCGCTTCGGAGCGCTACGGATCATTGGGCGCGGCATGGATCCGCGCGCGCCGAGCTGAGGATGCCGACGCGCATGACACGCTGCAGCGCTGGGTCTTAATGTTGTGTGAATGCGGCCTGCGAAGGGACAACCCGCTGGTGCCCCAGCCGGACCGAGGGTCCGCCTGCAAACGGCTCCACCTGTTGCTGCGGTGGCTGGTTCGTTGCGATGCGGTGGATCCAGGCGGATGGCCGGATGATCCGAGCCGGCTACTGGTTCCCCTGGATGTTCACATGCTTCGCATCGCGCGGGCCCTCCGCTTCACCCGAAGAAAGGCTGCCGACCTGAAGGCGGCTCGGGAGGTCACGCGACGCTTCCGCCTCATCCGCCCGGACGACCCGGTGCGCTATGATTTCGCGCTGACGCGGCTGCCGATCCACCAGCGATGGTCGCTGCCGGAGATTCGTCGCTACCTCCTCGACGTTGTTCACCGATAG
- a CDS encoding FAD-dependent oxidoreductase, translating into MSRHSSASRYLKTASRPAPPRPPHAALSVARGCGIAPKDFDWLEKNIPCQAACPAKTDIPAYLDAIAKGDFELAYRINLRDNVFPAVLGRVCTRPCEPACRHGWKGLGEPVAICFSKRSASDFLARRDPILLEPVFPPSGRRVAIVGAGAAGLAAAREMALWGHEVTVFERDAEPGGMMVQGIPAFRLPREIVHREIRQIALQGVSIRCGVEVGRDISFDELRNSYDVVLLAVGTMSPVLPEIPGINLPGVEHGLVFLRAANAGRRSDIGRRVVVIGGGFTAVDCARMAKRLGAESVGMYYRRTVDEMYITPGEVEEMAREGIEFSAQCAPVAVLEENGRAVGVRFVRTRPGPPGPEGRRTFEPIPGSEFDVAADLILTATGQRADRSWVPEPWIAALEAAKGRGWVDLGSGVFAAGDFSAGARSLIDAIADGRNVARAMDRFLMGRDRFREEVRIEDAEETGRTREMDFWPRNPMPCLPPDRRGIDDEVETGFDAETAKREAKRCYLCHYKYEIDNELCIYCDRCLKVKPVEGCIVKVSQMIYDEQGRITGYIPSTGSKDYNLLYIDQSQCIRCGACKDVCPVECIDLQKVSLCVTSVRG; encoded by the coding sequence ATGTCTCGCCATTCTTCTGCATCGCGATATCTCAAGACCGCGTCGAGGCCGGCGCCACCTCGGCCGCCTCACGCGGCCCTGAGCGTCGCCCGAGGATGCGGTATCGCTCCGAAAGACTTCGACTGGCTTGAGAAGAACATACCCTGCCAGGCAGCCTGTCCGGCGAAGACGGACATCCCCGCCTATCTGGACGCGATTGCAAAGGGAGATTTTGAGCTGGCGTACCGTATCAATTTGCGTGACAACGTCTTTCCCGCCGTTCTGGGGCGGGTGTGCACACGGCCCTGCGAGCCGGCATGCCGCCACGGGTGGAAGGGCTTGGGCGAGCCAGTGGCCATTTGCTTTTCCAAGCGGTCGGCATCGGATTTTCTTGCCCGTCGCGACCCGATTCTTCTCGAACCTGTTTTTCCTCCCTCGGGTAGGCGGGTCGCCATCGTCGGCGCCGGTGCAGCCGGTTTGGCTGCTGCCCGGGAGATGGCGCTGTGGGGTCATGAGGTCACTGTATTCGAAAGAGATGCCGAGCCGGGTGGCATGATGGTGCAGGGAATTCCCGCCTTTCGGTTGCCGCGGGAGATTGTGCATAGAGAGATCCGCCAGATCGCGCTGCAGGGCGTCTCCATCCGCTGCGGAGTCGAGGTGGGGCGCGACATTTCGTTCGACGAGCTGAGGAACTCATACGATGTGGTCCTTCTTGCCGTGGGGACGATGTCGCCCGTGCTGCCCGAAATACCCGGCATCAACCTTCCTGGCGTCGAGCACGGGCTGGTTTTCCTCAGGGCCGCGAATGCGGGCCGGCGGTCCGACATCGGCCGTCGCGTGGTGGTCATCGGCGGCGGATTCACCGCTGTCGATTGCGCGCGCATGGCGAAGAGGCTCGGAGCCGAGTCGGTCGGAATGTATTACCGGCGGACTGTCGATGAGATGTATATCACGCCCGGCGAAGTTGAGGAAATGGCGCGGGAGGGGATCGAATTTTCCGCGCAATGCGCTCCCGTGGCGGTGCTGGAAGAAAATGGTCGCGCAGTGGGCGTTCGTTTTGTCCGCACACGTCCGGGTCCCCCGGGACCGGAGGGTCGAAGAACTTTCGAGCCGATTCCGGGCAGCGAATTCGACGTGGCGGCCGATCTTATTCTCACGGCAACGGGGCAGCGTGCAGACCGAAGCTGGGTGCCGGAGCCCTGGATTGCGGCGCTGGAGGCGGCGAAGGGGCGGGGATGGGTTGATCTGGGTTCCGGGGTTTTTGCGGCGGGCGATTTTTCAGCCGGCGCGCGGTCTCTGATCGATGCGATCGCAGACGGTCGCAACGTCGCCCGCGCGATGGATCGATTCCTGATGGGCCGGGACCGATTCCGCGAGGAGGTGCGGATCGAGGATGCCGAAGAGACGGGCAGGACCCGTGAGATGGATTTTTGGCCGCGGAATCCGATGCCCTGCCTGCCTCCGGACCGGCGGGGGATCGACGACGAAGTCGAAACCGGTTTCGATGCGGAAACTGCGAAACGCGAGGCGAAACGCTGTTATTTGTGCCACTACAAGTACGAAATAGATAATGAACTTTGCATTTACTGCGACCGGTGCCTGAAGGTGAAGCCCGTCGAAGGATGCATTGTCAAGGTCAGCCAGATGATTTACGACGAGCAGGGTCGAATTACGGGATATATCCCATCTACGGGGAGCAAGGATTACAACTTGCTATACATCGACCAGTCGCAGTGCATTCGGTGCGGGGCCTGCAAGGATGTGTGTCCGGTTGAATGCATCGATCTTCAAAAAGTGTCGCTGTGCGTAACTTCGGTGAGGGGGTAG
- a CDS encoding PHP domain-containing protein: MHSTFSDGSKTPEELVARGSALGLRGMALTDHDTVSGVERFLNAARAAGIPAVSGVEVSAQLDGGSVHVLGYGIDPTSPALREALGWIREGRSERNREIIHKLNRLGFRITEEEVAAAAGGEVVGRPHIAGVLVRKGIVHSKREAFDRFLGRGRPAFAERRRLDPVSTIRLIRESGGVAVIAHPYALKMNRRDLAELLRELHKAGLTGIEVYYPEHSPETVRAYRSLAAEIGLLVTGGSDYHGEAPAEDAPGRRPEHVHVPIEVWEPLLAAIQSVQLGCRLAKPSGPDPERQTPSP, encoded by the coding sequence ATGCATTCGACCTTCTCCGACGGCTCCAAAACGCCGGAGGAGCTGGTCGCTCGCGGATCGGCCCTCGGCCTTCGCGGGATGGCGCTGACGGATCATGACACGGTATCGGGGGTCGAGCGATTTTTGAACGCCGCGCGAGCGGCAGGCATTCCGGCGGTTTCCGGGGTTGAGGTCAGCGCGCAGTTAGACGGCGGTTCGGTGCATGTGCTGGGTTACGGCATTGATCCGACCAGCCCCGCACTTCGCGAGGCTCTCGGCTGGATTCGCGAAGGGCGCTCGGAACGAAACCGTGAAATCATCCACAAATTGAATCGGCTGGGCTTTCGCATCACCGAAGAGGAGGTGGCCGCGGCGGCCGGCGGCGAAGTGGTTGGGCGCCCCCACATCGCGGGTGTCCTAGTCCGAAAGGGAATCGTTCATTCGAAGCGGGAGGCGTTCGACCGTTTTCTGGGGAGGGGCAGGCCGGCTTTCGCCGAGAGGCGTCGCCTCGACCCCGTCTCCACGATCCGACTGATTCGGGAGAGTGGCGGCGTGGCGGTGATCGCCCACCCCTATGCGCTCAAAATGAATCGCCGAGATCTCGCGGAACTTCTCCGCGAACTCCATAAGGCGGGTTTGACTGGCATCGAAGTGTACTATCCGGAGCATAGCCCGGAGACCGTGCGCGCGTACAGATCACTTGCGGCCGAAATCGGGCTGTTGGTGACCGGGGGCAGCGACTACCACGGCGAAGCGCCGGCTGAGGACGCGCCAGGCCGGCGGCCGGAACACGTTCATGTGCCCATTGAGGTCTGGGAGCCCCTTCTTGCCGCAATCCAGTCAGTTCAGCTCGGGTGCAGACTCGCAAAGCCCTCTGGCCCAGACCCGGAACGACAAACTCCGTCGCCGTGA
- a CDS encoding peroxiredoxin: MIRRVLTVFLAVVWTAVSAFAVEEGAPAPPFRAASTAGGPLSLGDFSGSWLVLFFYPKSFTPGCTAQSCSLRDGYAAIAEQGAKILGVSTDSLETQQRFKAEHRLPFDLLADPDGQVARAYGVSGLFGKFARRVTFIISPDGRVARVIEDVQTGSHDRQVLDALRLAQQTFQASTPAQ; the protein is encoded by the coding sequence ATGATTCGGCGAGTTTTGACAGTTTTTCTGGCAGTTGTGTGGACCGCCGTCTCGGCCTTTGCGGTCGAGGAGGGCGCTCCGGCGCCTCCTTTTCGCGCGGCCTCCACGGCGGGAGGACCTCTGTCCCTCGGCGATTTCTCCGGATCGTGGCTTGTCCTGTTTTTCTACCCGAAATCGTTCACGCCGGGGTGCACGGCACAAAGTTGTTCGCTTCGGGATGGGTATGCGGCAATCGCCGAACAGGGTGCGAAAATTCTGGGGGTCAGCACGGACAGTTTGGAAACCCAGCAGCGATTCAAAGCTGAGCACCGCCTGCCTTTTGATTTGCTGGCCGACCCGGACGGCCAGGTCGCAAGAGCCTACGGCGTCAGTGGGCTGTTTGGAAAGTTCGCGCGTCGCGTGACGTTCATTATCTCGCCCGACGGGAGGGTCGCGCGGGTGATTGAAGATGTGCAGACCGGTTCTCACGACCGCCAGGTCCTGGACGCCTTGCGGTTGGCCCAACAGACGTTTCAGGCTTCGACTCCCGCTCAATAA
- the tkt gene encoding transketolase, with amino-acid sequence MNTKHVADIIRGLAMDGVQKANSGHPGMPMGTADFAAVLFLKFLKYSPSDPQWPDRDRFVQSAGHGSMLLYSLLHLAGYDMPLDELKRFRQWGSRTPGHPEAHLTPGVETTTGPLGQGCGNAVGMALAEAMLAAKFNRPGHRIVDHYTYVLAGDGDLMEGVSHEAFSLAGHLGLHKLIVFYDSNRITIEGETDLAYSDDVRKRFEGYRWNVLEIDGHDHAAIEQALHSARSERERPTLIIGHTTIAKGSPNMAGHHEAHGAPLGVEEVKATKRNLGLPEDQEFYISDEARAAFATRREEGEAARSRWLAALDAYRAAYPDLAAEWDAAIRGEVPPDLEQKLPVFPTAKPMATRSASGQVIQALAKEIPHFVGGSADLAPSTVTLIKGAPSVGRHSYAGRNLHFGVREHGMAAAVNGMCLHRGFICFGATFLVFSDYCRPSIRLAALTEIPAIYVFTHDSIFLGEDGPTHQPVEHLMSLRGIPNLTLIRPADANETSYAWLAALHNRHGPTLLALSRQNVPVLDRTVCAPASGVLKGAYVLWESAPGVPDLILMASGSEVALAFDAGRALASERGLRVRVVSMPSWELFEKQPPEYREAVLPRACLRRVAVEAGISLGWSKYVGDSGKVVGLDRFGASAPAGELAKQFGFTAARVAEVAKSIL; translated from the coding sequence ATGAACACCAAGCATGTCGCCGACATCATTCGTGGTCTCGCCATGGACGGCGTCCAAAAAGCCAATTCAGGACATCCTGGCATGCCGATGGGTACGGCCGATTTCGCCGCGGTCCTCTTCCTAAAATTTTTGAAATATTCACCGTCCGATCCGCAGTGGCCGGACCGCGACCGGTTCGTGCAATCGGCAGGCCATGGCTCCATGTTGCTGTACAGTCTGCTGCATCTGGCGGGCTACGATATGCCCCTAGACGAATTGAAGCGTTTTCGGCAGTGGGGCAGCCGGACCCCGGGGCACCCGGAGGCGCATCTGACACCGGGCGTCGAAACAACAACAGGCCCGCTTGGCCAGGGGTGCGGCAATGCCGTGGGAATGGCGCTTGCGGAGGCGATGCTGGCGGCCAAGTTCAATCGGCCCGGCCACCGAATCGTCGACCATTACACTTATGTCCTCGCCGGCGACGGCGATCTGATGGAGGGCGTTTCGCATGAGGCCTTCTCGCTCGCGGGCCATCTCGGGCTTCACAAGCTGATCGTTTTCTACGACAGCAACCGCATCACGATCGAGGGCGAGACCGATCTGGCGTATAGCGATGACGTTCGCAAGCGTTTCGAGGGGTATCGCTGGAATGTGCTCGAAATCGACGGACACGACCATGCGGCCATCGAGCAGGCGCTCCATTCAGCCCGGTCCGAGCGCGAGCGGCCAACCCTGATCATCGGTCACACCACCATCGCAAAAGGCAGCCCGAATATGGCGGGCCACCACGAGGCGCACGGCGCTCCTCTGGGCGTGGAGGAGGTGAAGGCGACCAAACGGAATCTCGGGCTTCCGGAGGACCAGGAATTTTATATTTCGGACGAGGCCCGAGCCGCATTTGCCACCCGCCGCGAAGAGGGCGAGGCCGCCCGCAGCCGCTGGCTCGCGGCCTTGGACGCCTATCGCGCCGCTTACCCGGACCTGGCCGCCGAATGGGATGCGGCTATCCGCGGAGAGGTGCCTCCCGATCTCGAGCAAAAATTGCCGGTCTTCCCAACTGCGAAGCCGATGGCGACCCGTTCGGCCTCCGGCCAGGTCATTCAGGCGCTGGCGAAAGAGATCCCTCACTTCGTCGGCGGTTCTGCCGATTTGGCGCCCAGCACGGTGACGCTGATCAAGGGGGCGCCATCCGTCGGCCGCCATTCGTATGCGGGCCGAAATCTCCACTTCGGTGTCCGCGAGCACGGGATGGCGGCTGCGGTGAACGGCATGTGTCTGCATCGCGGGTTCATCTGCTTCGGGGCGACGTTCCTGGTCTTTTCGGACTACTGCAGGCCCTCCATCCGGCTGGCGGCGCTCACGGAGATTCCCGCGATTTATGTGTTCACGCACGACAGCATCTTCCTCGGCGAGGACGGGCCGACGCATCAGCCCGTCGAACACCTAATGTCCCTTCGCGGTATTCCGAACCTCACGTTGATTCGGCCAGCGGATGCCAATGAAACGTCGTATGCGTGGCTTGCGGCGCTCCACAACCGGCACGGACCTACGCTGCTCGCGCTTTCCCGGCAGAATGTGCCGGTGCTTGATCGAACCGTTTGCGCGCCAGCGTCTGGCGTGTTGAAGGGAGCTTATGTGCTCTGGGAGTCAGCCCCTGGCGTGCCGGATCTTATCCTGATGGCGAGCGGGTCCGAGGTGGCGCTGGCGTTCGACGCCGGACGCGCGCTGGCGTCCGAAAGGGGGCTACGGGTGCGCGTTGTAAGCATGCCATCATGGGAACTCTTCGAGAAACAGCCCCCTGAGTATCGGGAGGCGGTTTTGCCCCGCGCCTGTCTCCGGCGAGTTGCGGTGGAGGCGGGCATCTCCCTGGGGTGGTCGAAGTATGTCGGGGACAGTGGGAAGGTGGTCGGTCTCGACCGCTTCGGCGCTTCGGCGCCGGCGGGCGAATTGGCCAAACAGTTCGGATTCACCGCGGCGCGCGTTGCTGAGGTGGCAAAATCCATCCTGTGA
- a CDS encoding cell division FtsZ family protein — protein MALRGNGMLFASADARDAGRILVAGVGGAGCNAVALMAERWTEGPGLIAINSDARALATCGAPRTLLIGEKATRGLGAAGDVVAGRLAAEESLALIKDALSGHDLLLMVGAMGRGTGTGAMPVIARAARDLGLLVYAFVALPFSIEGDRIRRVAEEGVLQLRRNGAAVATLPNDRLIALAGSEAPMEEAFARSDEILANGIHAIWHLLSRTGIINITFADIQELAERSGGTLAFGHADAQGPGCAAAVLQKLFTTPLLEGGRLIREAQGILVAIAGGPDLTLSTYQGIVGQIQSSMREDAHMTVGVFIEESRRNRISVTVLTAEAWRELRTDQATGPSDAAEPDRDLGPLQPELNLGDQRQLDRGPFGKTTPTMINGEDLDIPTFIRRGIKLSSG, from the coding sequence ATGGCGTTGCGCGGAAACGGAATGTTGTTTGCCTCCGCCGACGCGCGAGACGCGGGTCGAATCCTTGTGGCGGGCGTTGGCGGGGCCGGATGTAATGCCGTTGCCCTCATGGCCGAACGATGGACGGAGGGGCCCGGTCTGATCGCCATCAACAGCGACGCCCGCGCGCTCGCCACATGCGGGGCGCCCCGCACCCTCTTGATCGGGGAGAAGGCGACCCGAGGCCTCGGCGCCGCAGGTGACGTCGTCGCGGGCCGTCTCGCCGCCGAGGAAAGCCTAGCGTTGATAAAGGACGCTCTCTCCGGCCATGACCTCCTCCTGATGGTCGGCGCGATGGGGCGCGGCACCGGCACAGGCGCGATGCCAGTGATTGCCAGGGCGGCGCGCGACCTCGGGCTGTTGGTATACGCTTTTGTGGCGTTGCCATTTTCGATTGAGGGGGATCGCATTCGCCGCGTGGCGGAAGAGGGGGTCCTGCAGCTTCGCCGCAATGGGGCGGCCGTTGCCACCCTGCCCAATGACCGGTTGATCGCCCTCGCCGGTTCGGAAGCGCCGATGGAAGAGGCCTTCGCCCGGTCGGACGAGATCCTCGCGAACGGCATCCATGCCATCTGGCATTTGCTGTCCCGGACGGGCATCATCAACATCACCTTTGCGGACATCCAAGAATTGGCCGAGCGCAGCGGCGGAACGCTTGCCTTCGGCCATGCGGACGCGCAAGGTCCGGGTTGCGCCGCCGCCGTGCTCCAGAAATTGTTCACCACGCCGTTGTTGGAGGGCGGCCGGCTGATCCGGGAAGCTCAGGGCATCCTCGTCGCCATCGCAGGCGGGCCCGACCTCACCTTGTCAACATACCAGGGCATCGTAGGCCAAATCCAATCGTCAATGCGCGAGGATGCGCACATGACCGTGGGGGTGTTTATCGAGGAATCGCGTCGAAACCGCATCTCAGTCACTGTGCTGACCGCGGAGGCGTGGAGGGAGTTGAGAACGGACCAGGCGACGGGTCCTTCGGACGCTGCCGAACCCGACCGTGACTTGGGTCCGCTCCAGCCCGAATTGAACCTCGGGGATCAACGTCAATTGGACCGGGGTCCGTTTGGCAAAACGACCCCGACGATGATCAACGGGGAGGACCTCGACATTCCCACGTTCATCCGGCGCGGGATAAAACTTTCGTCCGGCTAG
- a CDS encoding lysophospholipid acyltransferase family protein → MSGSEQIRKLINLGDYFKNPLQQKVFSVIGGAVERALAIDRINQLYYTVATLDDDRHFLDRVLDVMNIETKVSESDLDKIPRSGPLVVVANHPFGGIEGIILGALLRSVRPDVKLMANFLLKAIPDLHDSMIFVDPFDRKESAQINMKPLKESIRWLKSGGVLGVFPAGEVSHIDLRRGGICDPEWSPTIARLIRLTESPALPVFFRGSNSLVFQILGLVHPRLRTGMLPRELINKSNKSIEVRIGTLIPWKRLAPLTDDRELMDYLRMRTYHLRRRREEKKPIFRRAIFPIRMFKPEKMEIAPPVAPELLKAEIEHLPDANRLVESGDFAVYYAEAARLPNILREIGRLRELTFRGVGEGTGQALDLDRFDDYYLHVFVWNRSRSEIVGAYRLGKTDEIVSRLGIRGLYTSTLFRYRRRLLERLGPALEMGRSFVRPEYQKNFSPLMLLWKGIALFIADHPKYKILFGPVSINNDYQSISRQLLISFLKINNFEPDLAKLVRARKPPLTNPFHAWQLRRHQAVVNDLEEIDSLIADLETDLKGMPILLRQYLRLGGRLLGFNIDPSFGNCLDGLILVDLTETDRSLLVKYMGREKAERFLAFHGIRLQIPDAAPAPPAPPSANHARTAGQLPA, encoded by the coding sequence ATGAGCGGATCGGAACAAATCAGGAAGCTGATCAATTTGGGGGATTACTTCAAAAATCCCCTTCAACAAAAGGTGTTCTCCGTGATTGGCGGCGCCGTGGAACGGGCACTGGCCATCGATCGGATCAACCAGTTGTACTACACGGTCGCCACGCTGGACGATGATCGGCACTTTCTGGATCGCGTCCTTGACGTCATGAATATCGAGACGAAGGTCTCGGAATCTGACCTTGATAAGATTCCCCGTTCGGGCCCGTTGGTCGTGGTGGCCAATCATCCGTTTGGTGGAATCGAAGGAATCATCCTCGGTGCCCTTCTTCGCTCGGTTCGGCCGGATGTCAAATTGATGGCGAATTTTCTGCTGAAGGCTATACCGGATCTCCACGACTCAATGATTTTCGTCGATCCTTTTGACCGCAAGGAATCGGCCCAAATCAATATGAAGCCGCTGAAGGAGTCGATCCGCTGGCTCAAATCGGGCGGTGTCCTCGGGGTATTCCCGGCGGGCGAGGTGTCGCACATTGACCTGCGTCGCGGCGGGATCTGCGACCCCGAATGGAGTCCGACGATCGCGCGGCTGATCCGTCTCACCGAATCGCCGGCCCTCCCCGTCTTCTTCCGCGGCTCGAATAGCCTGGTATTCCAAATACTGGGCCTCGTGCACCCCCGTCTGCGAACCGGGATGCTGCCCCGCGAACTCATCAACAAGAGCAACAAATCAATTGAGGTGCGGATCGGCACGCTGATTCCTTGGAAGCGTCTGGCTCCGCTGACCGATGACCGCGAGCTGATGGACTATCTTCGGATGCGCACATACCATCTTCGGCGCCGCCGGGAGGAAAAAAAACCGATCTTTCGTCGGGCAATTTTTCCGATTCGAATGTTCAAGCCTGAGAAGATGGAGATTGCGCCGCCGGTCGCGCCCGAGCTTCTGAAGGCGGAAATTGAGCATCTGCCAGACGCAAATCGCCTCGTGGAAAGCGGCGATTTCGCCGTTTATTACGCGGAGGCGGCGAGACTTCCCAACATATTGCGCGAGATCGGCCGGTTGCGCGAATTGACGTTCCGCGGAGTGGGGGAGGGCACCGGCCAGGCGCTCGATCTGGACCGGTTCGACGATTACTACCTTCATGTGTTTGTCTGGAACAGGTCTCGATCCGAAATCGTCGGCGCGTATCGGCTCGGCAAAACCGACGAAATCGTCAGCCGATTGGGCATCCGCGGCCTTTACACAAGCACGCTGTTTCGGTACCGGCGTCGATTGTTGGAGCGCCTGGGGCCCGCGCTGGAGATGGGCCGGTCGTTTGTCCGCCCCGAGTACCAGAAAAATTTCTCCCCCTTGATGCTGCTCTGGAAGGGCATCGCCCTGTTCATCGCCGACCACCCCAAGTACAAAATTCTTTTCGGGCCGGTGAGCATCAACAACGACTACCAATCCATCTCGCGCCAACTGTTGATTTCCTTCCTAAAGATAAACAACTTTGAGCCCGACCTTGCGAAGCTTGTCCGCGCGCGGAAGCCGCCACTGACCAACCCCTTCCATGCGTGGCAACTGCGCAGGCACCAGGCCGTGGTGAACGACCTGGAAGAGATCGATTCGCTCATTGCTGATCTCGAGACGGATCTCAAAGGGATGCCGATTCTTTTGCGTCAGTATCTCCGACTGGGAGGGCGTTTGTTGGGCTTTAATATCGACCCATCTTTTGGGAATTGCCTCGACGGCCTGATCCTCGTGGATCTCACGGAGACCGACCGAAGCCTGTTGGTCAAATACATGGGCCGGGAAAAGGCCGAACGGTTTCTGGCTTTCCATGGCATTCGCCTCCAAATTCCGGATGCGGCGCCTGCGCCCCCCGCCCCGCCATCCGCCAATCACGCACGGACCGCAGGACAGCTTCCTGCGTAG